The proteins below come from a single Zea mays cultivar B73 chromosome 8, Zm-B73-REFERENCE-NAM-5.0, whole genome shotgun sequence genomic window:
- the LOC103636917 gene encoding L10-interacting MYB domain-containing protein, with product MSGRGRAQMNTAVQGDLSNGRCVMNVDSERDTTEPTTEIGTTRKRAKWSHEMKLFLIGLLKDHDVPGFRTHNAWSKEAWTNIVCRLNAKFGCSFTLNQVKQKEQDLKKDYRVVKELQEESGFGWDNERNMVTAPPNVWASFAARKNNTDALTWQDKSFPYFDDLFSLYDGRYAEGRTRHGMDHYANKAKNAPAPSTQQAPATDTYQSPSPTWATQCDSGLQFHFDEEADVIPMQHMKTPPSSTPTPIEAESRRGKKQKTKTGSPEEGFYERYLKLKREEIDRFAAIEEKKLEDPYSINKCIIVLEGLNDLHMGDILLASDIFQNKNNREVFLSFQGDALRLAWVKREIGRLQAEQNC from the exons ATGTCGGGCAGAGGTCGTGCGCAGATGAATACTGCTGTTCAAGGTGACCTGTCTAATGGGCGATGTGTCATGAATGTTGACAGTGAGCGAGATACTACTGAGCCTACTACTGAAATTG GAACCACCCGGAAGAGGGCCAAATGGAGCCATGAGATGAAATTGTTTCTTATTGGGCTTCTCAAAGATCATGATGTGCCAGGTTTTAGAACACATAATGCTTGGAGTAAGGAAGCATGgacaaatattgtttgtcgcctgAATGCAAAATTTGGTTGTTCATTTACTCTCAACCAAGTCAAACAGAAGGAGCAGGACTTAAAGAAGGACTATCGTGTTGTGAAAGAATTACAAGAAGAAAGTGGTTTTGGATGGGACAATGAAAGGAATATGGTGACAGCACCTCCAAATGTTTGGGCCAGTTTTGCTGCTCGTAAGAACAATACTGATGCCCTCACATGGCAAGATAAATCATTCCCATATTTTGATGATTTATTTTCACTCTATGATG GTCGTTACGCAGAAGGGAGAACTCGTCATGGTATGGATCATTATGCGAACAAGGCAAAGAATGCACCAGCTCCTTCAACTCAACAAGCACCAGCAACTGATACATATCAGTCACCATCTCCTACTTGGGCTACTCAATGTGACTCTGGTTTGCAGTTTCATTTTGATGAAGAGGCTGATGTGATTCCTATGCAGCACATGAAAACTCCTCCTAGTTCAACACCAACACCTATAGAAGCAGAATCTCGACGTGGAAAGAAACAAAAGACTAAAACTGGTAGCCCCGAAGAAGGATTTTATGAGAGGTATCTAAAGCTGAAAAGGGAAGAAATTGATAGATTTGCTGCTATCGAGGAAAAGAAATTGGAGGATCCTTACAGCATCAACAAGTGTATCATAGTGCTTGAAGGCTTAAATGACCTACATATGGGGGACATATTATTGGCTTCTGATATATTCCAAAACAAGAATAACAGGGAAGTTTTCTTATCATTTCAAGGTGATGCACTTAGATTGGCTTGGGTTAAAAGGGAGATTGGGCGTTTGCAGGCTGAGCAAAACTGCTGA